A genomic region of Anaerolineales bacterium contains the following coding sequences:
- a CDS encoding xanthine dehydrogenase has translation MTMADEPGSYQKLRTEGQYNVGPEPLDIAFREIGKRGQRRLDGYEKATGKALYTRDMELPGTLYARVLRSPYPHARIISMDTQQAETFPGVRAVLRYDDPEISGRILNGSYFAQGWSRPKLAGWALKPIHLVLADEAWYEGQPMGAAVAAESEDIAQQALSLIRIEWEELPFVLDQEEALKPDAPILRLGASSNEVHDPRKFFEVGDVAQGFKEADQVIEFKARRRPHLWAGAEMPSALVRWLDGRLELWVHQQQPYIAKQLIAEWHNLPMDKVTVNTLYQGCSFGGRGNPANHSENGINILASLLSKATGRPVKMLYDRRDTFFGESGDMAVSDFKVGFKNDGTITAVQMKNIFAVYLAATGIDHFVDNTRIKNLACEATPVDVSIGPAWWARCEHLTSCLALTLIFDHVAATLKMDPIEVALLNDGSHGHDTSYLDEYKREYGFPARDSLKECVETGKRVIGWNEKWHLPGTRRLENGKLHGIAFTWSHNWDDTRGAGSAAVMIENDGSVTIIGQHVDIGPNPWTPLCQIVADEIGVPFESVHIKPWTGDTGFVLMSPDGSCNLVTNGNIVRKAAHKARQMLLELAAEKFKVENPEELEIQDGLVFLRADPTQALPVREIVARSVPMHVSSAFWTQPPIIGWAWHNQGIWGQANETGRPRLCRQVHFMEVEVDPDTGQVEVTRVVNVNDVGKAVSPEGVEGQMYGGTVMGVSRGTTEEMIWDPNTGVLLNGNLLDYKYATILDCGPIDTPFIETGLGHGPYGASGIGEATATIIPALVGPAVYNAIGCWVDDFPITPDKVLKALGKI, from the coding sequence GGACATTATATGCGCGAGTACTGCGCTCACCCTATCCCCATGCAAGAATCATATCGATGGATACCCAACAGGCGGAGACGTTTCCCGGGGTCAGGGCTGTGTTACGTTATGATGATCCAGAAATCAGCGGCCGGATATTGAATGGCAGTTATTTTGCCCAGGGATGGTCACGCCCAAAGTTGGCTGGATGGGCTCTAAAACCAATTCACCTGGTCTTGGCAGATGAAGCCTGGTACGAAGGACAACCGATGGGTGCCGCGGTCGCCGCTGAAAGTGAAGATATCGCACAGCAAGCTTTGAGCCTCATCCGCATTGAATGGGAGGAGCTGCCCTTTGTCCTTGACCAGGAAGAGGCGCTTAAACCTGATGCACCTATCTTGCGCCTAGGTGCTTCGAGTAATGAGGTTCATGACCCGCGCAAGTTTTTTGAGGTGGGTGATGTGGCGCAAGGTTTTAAGGAAGCTGATCAGGTGATAGAATTCAAAGCCCGACGCCGGCCGCACCTGTGGGCTGGTGCGGAGATGCCCAGCGCCTTGGTGCGCTGGCTGGACGGCCGCTTGGAGCTGTGGGTGCACCAGCAACAACCTTACATCGCCAAGCAGCTGATCGCTGAATGGCACAACCTCCCCATGGACAAAGTCACCGTCAACACCCTCTATCAGGGTTGCTCATTCGGTGGTCGTGGCAACCCGGCCAACCACTCTGAAAACGGCATCAATATTTTAGCCAGCCTGTTATCGAAGGCAACGGGACGTCCGGTCAAGATGCTCTACGACCGGCGCGACACTTTCTTCGGTGAATCTGGTGATATGGCGGTAAGCGATTTTAAGGTGGGCTTCAAGAATGACGGAACCATCACCGCGGTTCAGATGAAAAACATCTTCGCTGTCTACCTGGCTGCCACAGGGATTGACCATTTTGTGGATAACACGCGCATCAAGAACCTGGCATGCGAGGCAACCCCGGTGGATGTGAGCATTGGTCCAGCCTGGTGGGCACGTTGTGAGCATCTGACCAGTTGCCTGGCCTTGACGCTGATCTTTGATCATGTCGCGGCGACATTGAAGATGGATCCCATTGAGGTAGCTCTATTAAATGATGGTAGCCATGGGCATGATACCAGCTATCTAGACGAGTACAAACGTGAGTATGGATTCCCCGCTCGCGATAGTCTCAAGGAATGTGTCGAAACCGGTAAACGGGTTATTGGCTGGAATGAGAAATGGCACTTGCCGGGTACCCGGCGATTAGAGAATGGCAAGCTGCATGGGATTGCCTTCACCTGGTCTCACAACTGGGACGATACACGCGGCGCAGGTTCAGCTGCCGTGATGATCGAAAATGACGGCTCGGTCACCATCATTGGACAGCATGTGGACATTGGCCCGAATCCGTGGACGCCACTGTGCCAGATTGTGGCTGATGAGATCGGGGTTCCCTTCGAAAGCGTGCATATCAAGCCCTGGACCGGCGATACCGGATTTGTGCTCATGTCACCTGATGGCTCCTGCAATTTAGTCACCAATGGAAACATTGTGCGCAAGGCCGCCCACAAAGCCAGGCAGATGCTTCTTGAACTGGCGGCTGAAAAGTTCAAAGTAGAAAATCCCGAAGAGCTTGAGATCCAGGATGGGCTAGTTTTTCTCAGGGCCGATCCTACGCAGGCCCTTCCAGTCCGGGAGATTGTGGCCCGCTCGGTACCCATGCATGTTTCTAGTGCCTTCTGGACTCAGCCGCCCATCATCGGTTGGGCATGGCACAATCAGGGTATCTGGGGTCAGGCGAATGAAACCGGACGACCACGCTTATGCCGTCAGGTACATTTCATGGAAGTCGAAGTCGACCCCGACACAGGCCAGGTGGAGGTGACCCGCGTGGTCAACGTTAATGATGTGGGCAAAGCAGTCTCGCCTGAAGGAGTAGAGGGGCAGATGTATGGTGGCACGGTCATGGGTGTGAGCCGTGGGACAACCGAAGAGATGATTTGGGACCCCAATACGGGTGTGCTGCTCAATGGCAACCTGCTGGATTATAAATATGCCACGATCCTCGACTGCGGGCCAATCGACACACCGTTTATTGAGACCGGATTAGGGCACGGCCCATATGGAGCATCAGGTATTGGTGAAGCCACGGCTACGATCATCCCGGCATTGGTTGGCCCGGCTGTATATAACGCGATCGGCTGCTGGGTGGACGATTTTCCTATCACTCCAGACAAAGTACTAAAAGCTCTGGGGAAGATCTAA
- a CDS encoding molybdopterin dehydrogenase, producing the protein MNKFTHINATSIEEAVLLLQRYRGRANLIAGGTDLLGKLKDEVMPAYPEAIINLKSIPGLDFIHYENEMLKIGALTRLADIAAEPIIQSQYSALAQAASRTASPHLREMGTLGGNLCQDIRCWYYRSPNNRFPCLRKSAGRCYALTGDDRYHSIFGGSVEEGCIAVHPSDTAPALIALNAQIKTSRRIIRAQNFFQVDECRTTILEDDEIVTEIHVPKPHGKSAFEKFALRKAIDFPIVNGAAAIEVQDGLVKTARICLNAVYVIPYKATLAEQALVGQPLNISSAQAAADATVSNALPRHRNQFMVEFTRALVKRLVLACQ; encoded by the coding sequence ATGAATAAATTCACCCACATAAATGCCACCAGCATCGAAGAAGCCGTCTTGCTCTTGCAGCGCTATAGAGGCAGGGCAAATCTCATCGCGGGAGGGACTGATCTCCTTGGAAAATTGAAGGATGAGGTCATGCCAGCCTATCCCGAGGCGATCATTAATCTCAAGTCGATCCCAGGTCTGGATTTTATCCACTACGAAAATGAAATGCTCAAGATAGGTGCATTGACCCGGTTAGCAGATATTGCCGCTGAGCCGATCATTCAAAGCCAGTACTCTGCATTAGCCCAAGCAGCCAGTCGAACCGCATCGCCTCACCTGCGTGAGATGGGCACGCTGGGCGGTAATCTTTGCCAGGATATCCGCTGCTGGTATTATCGCAGCCCCAATAACCGCTTCCCCTGCTTGCGGAAAAGCGCCGGTCGCTGCTACGCACTTACTGGCGACGATCGCTATCACTCCATCTTTGGCGGAAGTGTGGAAGAAGGCTGTATCGCGGTACACCCGAGCGATACCGCACCAGCACTCATTGCGTTGAATGCTCAGATAAAGACCTCCAGGCGTATCATCCGCGCTCAGAATTTTTTCCAAGTCGATGAGTGCCGGACTACCATACTGGAGGACGATGAAATTGTGACTGAGATCCATGTGCCAAAGCCGCACGGCAAGAGCGCCTTTGAAAAATTCGCCCTCCGCAAAGCGATTGATTTTCCGATCGTAAATGGAGCAGCTGCGATTGAAGTACAAGATGGTTTAGTGAAGACTGCCAGAATTTGCCTTAATGCGGTTTATGTCATTCCTTACAAAGCAACCTTGGCTGAGCAAGCCCTTGTTGGCCAACCGCTCAATATTTCCAGCGCCCAGGCGGCTGCAGATGCGACCGTTTCAAATGCTCTACCCCGCCATCGCAACCAATTTATGGTCGAGTTCACCCGGGCGTTGGTGAAGAGATTGGTTCTGGCCTGCCAATAA